A single window of Jaculus jaculus isolate mJacJac1 chromosome 14, mJacJac1.mat.Y.cur, whole genome shotgun sequence DNA harbors:
- the F2r gene encoding proteinase-activated receptor 1: protein MGPRRLLLLLAAGLSLCGPLLGARPRAHRKPEPKVTNATVNPRSFFLQNPSDHRFELVPWGETEEKNKSSMFTEGRLISFNGSHALQKLAPPFISEDASAYLTSPWLTLFVPSVYTCVFIVSLPLNILAIAVFIFKMKVKKPAVVYMLHLATADVLFVSALPFKISYYFAGSDWRFGSAMCRFVTAAFYCNMYASIMLMTVISIDRFLAVVYPIRSLSWRSLGRASFTCLAIWAMAIAGVVPLLLKEQTTQVPGLNITTCHDVLNGTLLEGFYAFYFSAFSAIFFFVPLTISTVCYVSIIRCLSSSAVTNRNNKSRALFLSAAVFCIFLVCFGPTNVLLMMHYLFLSYSPATEATYFAYLLCVCISSVSCCIDPLIYYYASSECQRHLYGILCGKESSDPNSYNSSGQLVASKMDSCSSHMNNSIYKKLLA, encoded by the exons ATGGGGCCGCGgcgcctgctgctgctgctggccgcCGGCCTCAGCCTGTGCGGCCCGCTCCTGGGCGCCCGCCCCCGCGCCCACCGCAAGCCAG aGCCCAAAGTAACAAATGCTACCGTGAACCCGCGGTCATTTTTCCTCCAGAATCCCAGCGATCATAGATTTGAGCTAGTGCCGTGGGGAGAAACGGAGGAGAAAAATAAGAGCAGCATGTTCACCGAAGGCAGATTGATCTCCTTCAATGGAAGCCATGCCCTTCAAAAACTGGCCCCTCCATTCATTTCCGAAGACGCCTCTGCGTATCTGACCAGCCCCTGGCTGACCCTCTTTGTTCCCTCCGTTTACACGTGCGTGTTCATAGTCAGCCTGCCCCTGAACATCCTGGCCATCGCCGTGTTCATCTTCAAGATGAAGGTCAAGAAGCCCGCGGTGGTGTACATGCTGCACCTGGCCACGGCCGACGTGCTCTTCGTGTCCGCGCTGCCCTTCAAGATCAGCTATTACTTTGCGGGCAGCGACTGGCGCTTCGGCTCCGCCATGTGTCGCTTCGTCACTGCCGCGTTCTACTGTAACATGTACGCCTCCATCATGCTCATGACCGTCATAAGCATCGACCGCTTCCTGGCCGTGGTGTACCCCATCCGCTCCCTGTCCTGGCGCTCTCTGGGCCGAGCGTCCTTCACGTGCCTGGCCATCTGGGCGATGGCCATCGCGGGCGTCGTGCCTCTTCTGCTCAAAGAGCAAACCACCCAGGTCCCGGGGCTCAACATCACCACCTGTCATGACGTCCTCAATGGAACCCTGCTCGAAGGCTTTTATGCCTTCTACTTCTCGGCCTTCTCGGCCATCTTCTTTTTTGTGCCGTTGACCATCTCCACAGTCTGCTACGTGTCTATCATTAGATGCCTCAGCTCCTCGGCGGTTACCAACAGGAACAACAAGTCCCGGGCCTTATTCTTGTCTGCGGCTGTCTTCTGTATCTTCCTCGTCTGCTTTGGACCCACCAACGTCCTCCTGATGATGCACTACCTGTTCCTGTCCTACAGCCCTGCCACCGAGGCCACCTACTTTGCTTACCTTCTCTGCGTCTGCATCAGCAGCGTGAGCTGTTGCATCGACCCCTTGATTTACTACTACGCCTCCTCTGAGTGCCAGAGGCATCTCTACGGCATCCTATGCGGCAAAGAAAGTTCAGATCCCAATAGTTACAACAGCAGCGGCCAGCTGGTGGCAAGTAAGATGGATTCCTGCTCTAGTCACATGAATAACAGCATATACAAAAAGCTGCTAGCTTAG